GAGGTATATCCTTTCGGTcccggtgattatttgtgaaattgtgcaaacgaaaggcatttgagaaggaaggagtggtagcatgcaagctcccaaattgacgatcgtctgagaaatggagttttggataatgttcagcttcggcAGTTTTACctatatgctaaaatatacaatgactgagaaagcctagtgacgagtccatagcaactaGTGTTGaattacccagtgtgctttgttgaatggtctcaatgtttcattgttttatttcatgtgaatgaTTACTAGATGAGTTTGTTTGGAGGAGGGACTCCATCATTTAGAGAAGTGAACAGTTCCTGGTTTATcagtgaagaagaaagagaggcagcGTTAAACCATCAGATCCTCCAACATGAACGTCTGTCAGTCTCTGAtctgcttcttcttcctcaGTGAGTAAACTCAGCTTCTACTCTCTCTtaattatgtcatttttatttattatttctttatctCCAGTGGGTCAGTTCAACTTTGCAGCAGAAGGGAACCAGTTTCTTATTGATGGACTGTGTTTCATCACCTCTTGTCTCAGTCTAACAACATGTTGGTTTCTGGTCAAACAGGATGTTCAGAGTTGGTATGAGTCTCTTTAAAATGGAGTTCTTTAAAAGTGATCTACTCAAATTAGCCTGACAATCTGCAGTCAACTCTTGATCTCCTGTACTTGTAGTTTTAGAGTAGATTTATATTGTTTAGACTGTTTAGTAGTTATATAATAGTGTTCACCTTTttagagaggtagagagaaaataatgatttgaaattatttaatttgaacAACCTCCAAAAGAAGAAGTGCAGCAGTAAACATGCACAccaaaacctcacacacacacacacacacacacacacacacacacacacacacacacacacacacacagacccacacacacacacacacacaggtaatatTAAACAAAATGCTTGGTTCATAGGTTCACATTTTGTcttaataaaacatgtttaaatgttgcttttgatcctgtttgttatgATTGTTTGATATTTGAGGGTTATTTTAGAGCCGAGGATGGATGTTGAGCTAAACATGCAAAACCTCATTTCACAagagagccaatcagcaacGTCATTCTCATATGAGAAGTGgtgaaggagaagaaaaaactaTAAAATGCACTtaaatatatactaatatatttatattttatatataaataaatgtttcatAGTTTTACATTTCGTCTAAATAACATGTTTAACTGTTCTTTTTCATATCTTTTAGGACAGTACGATTTCTAACATGTTTTGTTCAGCTATTTTAGGGACTGTAAACTAATTATTTTGGTGGGAGGGAGGCTGAATCTTATATTCCTAAAAAGCCCTTTGCAGCCTTTTCAGTATTTTCTTTGGACCCTCCTGTTGACTGAGGAAGAAAGTTCATTACCCTctcaacattttataaaaacaatgtatttaaggcaaacattaaaaaacagtaaaactgCAGCTACTCTCTATTTTTGGATAAAGAGATGCTAAATGGTTTGGCATGTTACCGTGGCGACGacggtgtatatatatatatatattgaggtGCTCAAGTCCATCAGCACCTCAATACATTTTAGCCAgaataaatgagaaaaatataatCATGGGATGAGTAAAAGATAACACACCCTCCCCTGCTCTCCTAAATAATATAGACTACACTCCCCAAGCAGAAATGAACATATACCCCTCCCTGTTTCCTAGCCCCTCTCCCCCATGATTATTATGGGACAGTCTGGTTTTATGTATTGGTGTGTTGAAGAAAGTTTTCCACTCTAGTGTAGTCTGGTTGGAGACATATTTAAACCTCTGTCTACATCTCCAGTTTGTTCACTAATTCCAATATGTCTGGTGGTGATGGGAACATTGACGGTTCTCACCCTGGTACAGTTAAGTTTCAGTGTTTCACAGAGGAAACTCAAATgacaaaagataaaacaaaaaggtGCGTTTGTTTGAACTCTGTAGCTCCATCTGCCCCGAGTGGAGCTGCTATCTGACTACAGCTGCAGATAGTTGAGAAGAAAATCTATCTTTTGAAAACAATCAAAATCATTCGGCATAAAGAATTTCTTTTCATTAACATAACTCTCACTCAATAATGTTTATGCTTATCATCATATGTATCATTCATACCGGTTTGTGTTGATTTgctccaaacaaacaaactttctGTCCTTCTGACTGTGTCTGGTTGTGTTTTGAGGCGGATTCATAAAGCCCAGGATAAATGTAAGCACGCGCGCAAGGCGTGGATAAGTTGAAAACGGGGGCCGACAACGCCAGGCCTAGGACCTCTTAAAACTTTCAAATTTGAGATAAAAGATTAATAGGTCCTTTATGTCGGGGGAGAGCAGTTAAAACCAGTGGTATTTAAAACAGTGAGTACAACCAGTTAAGGGAtaacaacatttatttaaaaaagaacaactAAAGTTCCTCCTTAAAAGAATTCAAAAGCATAAAGCACAACCAACTAAAACCAAGCTAAAATAATGCAGCAGAACAGGAGTGGGAGGTTAAAGGACAGTCCACGGGATCCGCTGGCGACCACCTTCTTCTCGCCTGGCTCCTCTCCTCAGGTATAGCCTGCAGAGGAGAACTTAGGGCCAGTCAAACGTCCTTTAAACTACCACAGCTTtgtacactacacactacaacaAACAGCTGTCTTAAAGAGACTTACGCAGAAGGGAGAAGTTTCCCCTTCTCCCACTGTAGCCGCTAGCGGTCGGTGTTTGCGTTTTCCTCGGTGTATTCTCAGGCCTCCTCCAGACCGGGGACAATGCTGTTCTCACTGGaatccctttctttctttctttctttctttctttctttctttctttctttctttctttcttctttctttctttctttctttctttctttctttctttctttcttccttccttccttccttccttccttccttccatctgCTCCGTTCTGTCCGCCCCATTGTGCCGTTGTGGTCTCTGTGTCCTCCGTCGTGCGCCCCTCTCCTGTTGCCCTTCTGCCCTTTTTATATCTAAAACAGTCAATCCATTCTCTGGTCCCCAGGTGCAAATCCTTAATCCTAATTAGGCTACATGTCCGATGGCGGAAGTAAAACCAacgtttaaaaacacacacacaacatttcaaaatgaaagCATGCAATAACATAaggtaaaaacacaacaaatactaaaaacacagcaaatccaaAGTATCCAAAGCATGCTTAAATAAAATCAACTTCCGCCCCGTGACATGAACTCAAACTTTGACTTTGTATGTAATCGTGCTGTCTCTAAAACTGACCTCCCATTCTGTCTGAACACAGTAATGTTTCCATGTGTTTCATTATTGTTGACTGAATCACTTCATTGCTTTTTGAGTTGTTTTTATTCTCTGGGgaacattaaatcagagtcAGACTGTGAGATTATTTTAATGCTTGAAATCTGAAAGAATCCAGATCTCTGTTGTTTTAAACTGTTACCCCTCAGTCACAGACTGGTTgaactgggcagctcccagtaTGACTGTGGGGATCTATGTATGATTTATGGAAATAGAAACAAATCAGACTGCAACATCTTACAGGAAGTACAGATAGTAACTATTGATTGTTCATCTTTTTAACAGCACGCAACGCGGATGGAAACATTGGTCTCATCAATGCACAAATCATCAAGAGTACAGGAACTGAAGGAGGAAACATCACAGTTAGATGCTCCTTCACTTTCTCTGGAAGGAGGAGAATCTTCTGGTAAGGACGAATGTAAAGATGGAGACATTCTCATTGAGACAGAAGCGTACACAGCTCAGAGAggcagatacagtattacataTAAAAGATTCAATAATTTTTGCGACAATTCTGTATGTGAGCATCAGAAAGCTGAATAAGTCTGACTCAGGACGGTACAGATGTCGTTTGGACCGATCTTTCTCTTCCCATCATCATACCAGGAGATTGAGATCCGAGTTACAGATGGTGAGTTTCTACTGAGAGTCATGTTATTAACTGTTCACTGACAGCTGCTGATGTTTCAAATAACTCAACATGTTTAGTCTAACAGTTGTATTTAGAGCTGCATATTTTCATCATTGTGAACTCTGATAAATGCTCCTTTAACAGttgatgtgtaaaatatgtGATAAACTCAGACGGTCCCacactgcagctgattggaatCTTGTTGCACCAAACCCATTGATGACCTTCTGCATTTAGCTGTGGGATTAAAACACATGGATGTTAGCACAGAGTTCTCTGCAGGGAGCATCTGATCATCACCACTTCTTTGGATCTCTACAATCACTATCTgactgtttgattgtgtttttaatgtttcacagCTCCAACCTCTCCTCTCAGACCTTCTTCACCATCAGTCCCATCAGCCTCCCCTGAAGCCAGCGAGCAGActccacagaaacacacagctcCAGGTACATTTAGTTTATGTAGCCTAATAATACTTGTTGCACCCTCCATGGTGTCCACagctcttttttatttattgtctgagttttgtctcttttcttaATTCTAATAAAGCTACCATGAGGAAGATGGTTGTATATTTAGAGTTGATAATCAGTTGTATGTGCAGGCTGAAAAGTGCATCTATAAAAACAGAATTTATTGATAGTTTGGACATCAGGGCTCCTGTTGCTGATGTTGTTCTGCGAGTGTGTATGTCGGAGCCAGAAGATGTTCTTTAATTAATAGTAGTAACGTATACCATCATATTCCAGAGAAGTGTAAAACCAACGTGTTCTTCTGCTGAAACAACCACAGGGCTGGTGCTGTATGTGCGTCTCCCTCTGGTCGTCTTGGTCATCGTATTATCAGTGGCTGCTCTGATTTTCTGCAGGAAGAGGAACAGGAAACCCAGCGGTGAGactacaggaaacacacacacataacagaaGCACCTGAACATCGAAAACTCACTGAAACCCCAAAACAACACACTTTACAACGTATGTTTAGGCTGTGACTAATCCTCTGAACTGCATGTTTTTCAGAACCTCCTCTGGAAACTGAGTACTCTAATGTCACAGAGGTGAGTTTGGGTTCATCTGGACATCTCAGCATCATTAGTGTCACTATCAACCAGCTGATATTAATACAAAGCCCTGTTCTCTTCCTGCAGGCCAACCGAGTGTATGAGGAgatcagagaggacagacagagcaCATCTCCTCCTGTAGAAGTGTCTACAGTTTACACTTTCCACCGAAGCCAGTTCTCAGAAGAAAGTAAGTTAAAACTGTGGTGGGATTTTAGCTTTGGGTTCAGGAAACAGTGTCTTTAGACTTTAACTTGACTGGGTGACAACTTCATTGTACAGCAGAGGAACCTTTTTCGCAGTGGCCGAATACAGAGAAGATTGTAGTCACGTTCTTCAAATGTGGTTTTAAACTAACTTTATGTTTCTGAGTAGCGTGCTGCCTTCTTAAGAAACAGGAACCAGGTCAGTTTGAGATAACTTCTTATGCCACAAACTTCTGTTGATTTTAGGAAGTCCTCACACGGAACTTGTGAACAGAGACAAATACAAATATTCagttcaatataaaaaaaatagatttggaGATAAAACCCTGTGAACGGTTTACATGAAGCAGAACACGTTAAAATGATGCTGTGACGAAAAAGGTGAGttaacatgaaaaaaaagcttaaGAGCTGAacttttctttgtttccttGCAGACTGAAGAGGACTCGAGGAAACTAACTATTAGGGGGTGGATTTTGTTTTGCTCCTCTAAGTGTAAAGAGTGTTCGAGGTTTAAAAGGAAGGATAATAACTCTGGTGAATGAATCAGAACAGAAccaataatttatatatatatatattttaagaaaatgaaCTCAGCATGAATAAAACATTGGCTGTTTAAACCGTATAGGGTCTTCATCTTTTACAAAATATGGTTTATAAATATTTTCATCCACTCATCTCCAAGCAGCTGTTGGCAGTGTAGTACAATGTCAGAAACAATACAACTTTATTATCAGTCTATACTGAAATTCACTTTGCTTTCCCAAGCAGCTGCtctggaaaaaagaaagaaaggaacacACAAAGTAAAACAATTACACATATAGCACAAAAGATGAAGACATATCAACAGCCATGACAAAGAAACACGTTCCATGATATCCTCAGATCCAGATGTGAATTGGCAGCAGGCTGATTTTGGTTTAGCAACAGTACAGGTCACTGCAAATAGGCTGATAGACTTCACAttacacaatatattgttttcgCTGTCTTGCTGCAGAGGATCAGATAttgtagctagctgtctggatttaccctgcagagatctgaggagcagttcagCATAGTACTCATAAATTCATCGGAGTTTAACCCTCTGAAACCCAAGACATTTTTGAGAATTTTTTGCTCCTGTCACATTATTACTCACTGTGAGCTCATTTCTCACTCTATCTGCAAGTCTAGCATGTCAAATTAAGAAGCACCACCATGGAGAAATAGGAATATCTCATAAATGTCTTATGAGCagtataacacagttataatgGCATAAACATAACAAAAAGGAAACGCGTCAAAGTTAAGtatttgatcatttatttaaaaaaaaaaatatatatatagaaaaacaATTGAATCAGATAATAACCCATTTCCCTAAGGGAACACATGTATATACAatacaggaaaaaaataattttggcTGTAAATTATTCACACAAATAATGAATTACTTATTTAGGtaacaccagtggtggaatgtaagaGCTTTATTTATTAGTTTTACATTGAGTACttacttttaatatttaaactacattttcctgatgatacttatatacttttaatgaagaaacattttcaatgcaggacttgtactgtAACAGAGTGTAgtatagtacttttacttaagtaaaggatctgaatatttcttcTACCACTGTTCACCACTAGGCTGCGCTGTGTTTTGGTGCTGGTCTCAGGCAGTTTGGATGAATTTTCATCACGCGGCTGTACATGACAGTAAACTAACATGGCTGCCTACACCTAGCTGAAAAGCTGTAGAATTTTGACCATGCATACATAATGGCAGCGCCGTCAACGAGGCACATTTAGAGGACTGTCCGAAGTTTGAGAACCCAACgaacaatttgtttttttcagtttctttctAGGGTATGTGGTTTTTCTTTGGCAATcttacggtggccgacaggggcaaatgcactgcaacttaatgaaacacacgcaaatagacaaaacacaagcaaattaagaaaacatcttcattaatttgacaacacatttagcaaacacgctgcaaatacacacaacacaaccaaatacacaaatgcgCTGCAAATatagaaacgatgcaaaaagaaaagcacacaatccccgaaaaaaaatgcaacaaaaaaacgctccatccagattacacaacagaagttctccaggcctctagggggagCGTTAAGTGCAACAGCTTGATTTCCGACCACACGGGGAGAGAGTGctgtgcctttttattaccacgagtttacagacacgtctctgctggtTGAGTATCACCTGTGACCTGAGCCAATAAACTAGAGACTCACCCACCAAATGAGAGGAAACATATCTCAAACACGgagttaatatttacagtctatgatctcaaaGCAGTTGCACACCGTTTCACAATGGTGCACACCgttctgagattgaacgtgccccgtctctctctttctctttctctctctctctctctctctcactctctctctctttgtctctctcttcccctgtggggtcgaaaatcaagctgttccacttagcgctCCCTCTAGAGGCCTttagaacttccgttgtgtaatctggatgcagcgttttgttttgttgcatttgttttcggggattgtgtgcttttctttttgcattttcgtttctgtatttgcagcacgtttgtgtatttggttgtgttgcagcccagtctcatggcagttcgtgatatggtcacattattgaatctattgatttaTGGACAGGacactaaaatgtgttttttttcgtgtggtgattacgaattttaaagcaatgtatttcaatgggaagcatatttcatgAGCACAGAACgattacggtagcgagtagtattgataaggcgaaagtctgCGCAgatcggggtggtggatgggtcaaacaccaggaaaggactttcaccccggagaccggggatcgtgtcccgcgagttgcagttcctttcctcgttattctcttcctaaccacaaccgtcccgctgTTTTCGGCGTCTCCTgtgtgtgacggttcctttccccgttcttcttttcctaaccacaaccgtcccgttgttgtggcgtttcatttcatagcggtccgtcctgttgttgtggccggcatGTGGCGCTTCATTTCCCGTTGTTGTGTCCCCCAGAGCGggttcgaaaatcgtgacctgtacacattCAAAAATCGTGatgtgtacacgaaataaacgtcaaaatcgtgacctgtactcaaattaataaatcaaaataacgtgattATTTCACAAACTGGCGTGACACTgggttgtgtgtttatttgcagcgcgtttactaaatgctgcgcatgtgttgtcaaattaatgaaatagttttcttaatttgcttgtgttttgcctatttgcatgtgtttcattaagttgcagtgtgtttgcccctgtcggccactgtacaatcttttaaacaaaacatgctATTTCTAAGCAGACAGCGGGTTTTGGAGTTAGGAGGGTTAAAATGCCAGAAATCATATTCTATCGCATATGCTTCCTGTGACGCCTCCACTGCTAGCCCATGTTGTATGAGCTAaagcatgtaaaaaaacaaatgaatctAACTGAAATGGAAACTGAACTtaaaatgtatagtatgtcatcaaaAATGTCAGACACatttcataatatagtatgtcataaaatataATAGTTTTTTATGTTAAAGATTGCCATTGTATGTCATAAACAATCCTAGTATGTCATAGATACTTGATAGTTAATTACATAGCTTTGTTGaatacttgattctgattggtcaattaCGGCGTTCTGAATAACAAAATTCATATGTGTGAAATCTGATAAATGCTCCTTTAACAGttgatgtgtaaaatatgtGATGAACTCAGACGGTCCCacactgcagctgattggaatCTTGTTGCACCAAACCCATTGATGACCTTCTGCATTTAGCTGTGGGATTAAAACACATGGATGTTAGCACAGAGTTCTCTGCAGGGAGCATCTGATCATCACCACTTCTTTGGATCTCTACAATCACTATCTgactgtttgattgtgtttttaatgtttcacagCTCCAACCTCTCCTCTCAGACCTTCTTCACCATCAGTCCCATCAGACTCCacactgatgacatcacagagTTTAAGCTCCACACCTTCATCAGCCTCCCCTGAAGCCAGCGAGCAGCCTtgagagaaacacacaacaccAGCTGCACCTGCAGCCTCAGGTACATTTAGTTTATGTAGCCTAATAATACTTGTTGCACCCTCCATGGTGTCCACagctcttttttatttattgtctgagttttgtttcttttcttaatTCTAATAAAGCTACCCTGAGGATGATGGttgtatatttacagttgaTAATCAGTTGTATGTGCAGGCTGCAAAGTGCATCTATCAAAACTGAATTTCTGTCAGGTCCATCAAAGTCaagaacacacagacaataaAATGCTTCAGGAAAATTTATGAATTAAATTTGGCagtatggctctgttcagagGAGTCCCCTGACCTTTCATGATTACCATGAAAaagcagagagtcagaggagTCAGAGAGTCAGAGGTCGTGACCACTTGGCCTGCCAGAACGGACGCTGACGCTCAATTTATTGTTGGTTTGGACATCAGGGCTCCTGTTGCTGATGTTGTTCTGCGAGTGTGTATGTCGGAACCAGACGATGTTCTTTAATTAACAGTAGTAACGTATACCATCATATTCCAGAGAAGTGTAAAACCAACGTGTTCTTCTGCTGAAACAACCACAGGGCTGGTGCTGTATGTGCGTCTCCCTCTGGTCGTCTTGGTCATTGTATTATAAGCGGCTGCTCTGATTTTCTGCAGGAAGAGGAACAGGAAACCCAACGGTGAGactacaggaaacacacacacataacagaaGCACCTGAACATCGAAAACTCACAGAAACcccaaaacaacacacattacAACGTATGTTTAGGCTGTGACTAATCCTCTGAACTGCATGTTTTACAGAACCTCCTCTGGAAACTGAGTACTCTAATGTTACAGAGGTGAGTTTGGGTTCATCTGGACATCTCAGCATCATTAGTGTAAGTATCAACCAGCTGATATTAATACAAAGCCCTGTTCTCTTCCTGCAGGCCAACCGAGTGTATGAGGAgatcagagaggacagacagagcaCATCTCCTCCTCTAGAAGTGTCTACAGTTTACACTTTCCACCGAAGCCAGTTCTCAGAAGAAAGTAAGTTAAAACTGTGGTGGGATTTTAGCAATTGGTTTTTTAGCAAATGCATACTATGCAACTTTTCCAGCTTCTGaagctttgtttttatttgactgGGTAAAATCTTCATTGTACAGAAGAGGAAACATTTTTACAGTGGCAGAATACAGCGAAGATGGTAGACATGACAACAAAAATGtggttttacacttattttgtgTTTGCTGCCTTAAGAAACAGGAACCAGGCCAGTTTGTGCATCCACTTTATCTAAAGCCATAAACGTCTGTTGATTTTAGGATGACAGTAGTATAAATACAGATGTTCTTTTCAATATTAAACAATCGATTTGGAGAAGAAACCCTTTGAAGAGTTTACATGAAGTAGCACAGCTTTGTGTTCAGGAAACAGTATCTTCAGACTTTAACTTGACTGGGTAACAACTTCATTGTGCAGCAGAGGAAAATTGTTTGCAGTGGCAGAATACAGAGAAGATTGCAGTCACGTCCTTTAAATGTGGTTTTAAACTAACTTTATGTTT
This genomic interval from Perca fluviatilis chromosome 5, GENO_Pfluv_1.0, whole genome shotgun sequence contains the following:
- the LOC120558796 gene encoding uncharacterized protein LOC120558796; this translates as MSFGPIFLFPSSYQEIEIRVTDAPTSPLRPSSPSVPSASPEASEQTPQKHTAPGLVLYVRLPLVVLVIVLSVAALIFCRKRNRKPSEPPLETEYSNVTEANRVYEEIREDRQSTSPPVEVSTVYTFHRSQFSEETPTSPLRPSSPSVPSDSTLMTSQSLSSTPSSASPEASEQP